In a genomic window of Rhododendron vialii isolate Sample 1 chromosome 12a, ASM3025357v1:
- the LOC131309533 gene encoding predicted GPI-anchored protein 58 codes for MFHPFSEERPSSQPVGSSSTTPSARSTRSPSLSSSTQIPASSSTQIPASSSTRLSLSLQQRDQQMKSRDQPTSQTSSVVDRRPSPSCTPLPPPRRHPSSNRSPSPTPTTPSRQQQEDEEGPQPMEGDYATGFMDRCIDYLLFKE; via the exons ATGTTTCATCCCTTTTCAGAAGAAAGGCCCAGTTCCCAGCCAGTCGGTTCATCTTCAACCACTCCATCAGCGAGAAGCACTCGATCGCCGTCGCTGTCCTCAAGCACTCAAATCCCGGCGTCGTCAAGCACTCAAATCCCGGCGTCGTCAAGCACTCGATTGTCGTTGTCACTCCAACAGCGAGATCAACAGATGAAAAGCAGAGATCAACCCACATCCCAGACTTCCTCCGTCGTTGATCGTCGACCTAGCCCAAG CTGcactcctcttcctcctcctcgccGTCACCCTTCATCGAATAGATCACCATCACCAACGCCGACAACGCCTTCTAGG CAACAGCAAGAAGACGAGGAAGGCCCCCAACCCATGGAAGGTGATTATGCCACTGGTTTTATGGACAGATGCATTGACTATTTA TTGTTTAAGGAgtga